One Spirochaetales bacterium DNA segment encodes these proteins:
- the acpP gene encoding acyl carrier protein: protein MDELFEKVKKLIAENLEIDEDKITMEASFRQDLGADSLETYELVYAIEEELGIRIPDEKANEFETVGDAFNYLKSQLANK from the coding sequence ATGGATGAACTTTTTGAGAAAGTAAAAAAACTCATTGCTGAAAACCTTGAAATCGACGAAGACAAGATTACAATGGAGGCATCGTTCCGTCAGGACCTTGGCGCGGATAGTCTCGAAACCTATGAACTCGTCTATGCAATTGAAGAAGAACTCGGGATAAGAATTCCTGATGAAAAAGCGAATGAGTTCGAAACAGTCGGTGATGCTTTCAATTATTTGAAATCTCAACTTGCCAATAAGTAA
- the rnc gene encoding ribonuclease III, with the protein MKKDHNFKAPPVSPERFKELQLFQKYVGLRFRRLDLLNLAFTHRSYTNEFQGEIDNNEKLEFLGDSVLGLVVNEYLYLHLTDKTEGHMSKIKSFVVSETSLESIAKQIKIENFILIGKGEEYSGGRTKKAIIADAMEALIGAYYLDSGFANAKKFIHRLFIPEINKVLENKHQKDYKTLLQEYIQKRYKTYPKYTIIQKKGPDHDKTFWISVVINGKPYGPGQGKNKKEAEQNAAQIAYKTLTDKKQKSE; encoded by the coding sequence ATAAAAAAAGATCACAATTTTAAAGCGCCACCTGTTTCCCCGGAGAGGTTCAAAGAATTACAACTGTTTCAGAAATATGTCGGATTAAGGTTCAGAAGACTCGATCTTCTGAACCTTGCTTTTACCCACCGCTCATATACGAACGAGTTTCAGGGAGAAATCGATAATAATGAAAAATTGGAGTTTCTCGGTGATTCTGTTTTGGGATTGGTGGTAAACGAGTACCTCTATCTGCACCTGACGGACAAGACGGAAGGGCATATGTCGAAGATAAAATCTTTTGTCGTAAGTGAAACCTCACTGGAATCCATCGCAAAGCAGATCAAGATAGAGAATTTCATTCTTATCGGCAAGGGAGAAGAGTATTCCGGCGGCAGAACAAAAAAGGCGATTATCGCGGACGCGATGGAGGCCTTAATCGGTGCCTACTATCTCGATTCGGGTTTTGCGAACGCAAAAAAGTTTATACACAGGCTTTTTATCCCTGAAATAAACAAGGTACTGGAAAACAAGCATCAGAAGGATTACAAGACATTACTGCAGGAATATATACAAAAAAGATACAAAACATATCCCAAATATACGATCATTCAGAAAAAGGGTCCCGACCACGACAAAACATTCTGGATTTCGGTAGTAATTAATGGAAAACCATACGGTCCAGGACAGGGCAAAAATAAAAAAGAAGCAGAACAAAACGCAGCACAAATCGCTTACAAGACGCTTACGGATAAAAAACAGAAATCGGAATAA
- a CDS encoding HD domain-containing protein: MKFPEKLYRLAALFHDHGYQCFLVGGAVRDKLLGRQLSDFDIATDAMPHEVKRIFPKTIPTGIKHGTVTVLFLNKTFEVTTFRIDGDYSDKRRPDAISYTSSIYEDLKRRDFSINAIAYDLHTRKIVDPHHGTRDLKKKVIRAIGNPVERFNEDALRLLRACRFAAQLDFNIEPRTKSSMTGLAANITAISYERIRDELIKIVCSLHPAMGFELMKETGLLVYVLPELDACRGIEQGELHCFDVYYHSLYSCEAAPQDNLPVRIAALLHDIGKSRTQVRNENGEIRFYRHEKVSADMAREITARLRFSNNEIKKISHLILHHMFSYDPEWTDAAVRRFLTRVGIDHIADIIMLRRADQAGMCRRKFISKNIADFKKRIEAILAQDHALTLSDLAINGDDIINGLSIHPGPVVGTILAYLLEAVIEDPELNSRSRLLAIALRFYEDRLRKK, encoded by the coding sequence ATGAAATTTCCCGAAAAGCTATATCGTCTTGCCGCTCTTTTTCACGATCATGGGTACCAATGTTTTCTGGTCGGCGGCGCGGTCCGGGATAAGCTTCTCGGGAGGCAGTTATCAGATTTTGATATCGCCACCGATGCCATGCCGCATGAGGTGAAAAGGATCTTTCCAAAGACAATCCCAACGGGGATCAAACACGGGACCGTCACCGTCCTCTTTTTGAATAAAACCTTCGAGGTAACGACATTCAGAATCGACGGCGACTATTCCGATAAAAGAAGACCGGATGCAATCTCATACACGTCATCCATTTATGAAGATCTCAAACGCCGTGATTTTTCGATCAACGCTATTGCCTATGATCTCCATACAAGAAAAATCGTCGATCCGCATCATGGAACTCGCGATCTGAAAAAAAAGGTGATCCGTGCTATCGGGAATCCTGTGGAACGTTTTAACGAGGATGCCCTCCGCCTTCTCCGGGCGTGCAGGTTTGCCGCTCAGCTTGATTTTAACATTGAACCGCGAACGAAATCTTCGATGACGGGACTGGCGGCAAATATCACAGCGATATCATATGAGCGAATACGTGACGAATTGATTAAAATAGTGTGTTCATTACATCCGGCTATGGGATTTGAACTGATGAAGGAAACCGGCCTTCTCGTTTATGTTCTTCCCGAACTTGATGCGTGCCGTGGTATCGAACAGGGAGAACTCCATTGCTTTGATGTCTATTATCATAGTCTTTATTCATGCGAAGCGGCGCCGCAGGACAATCTCCCCGTTCGCATCGCGGCACTCCTTCATGATATCGGGAAATCACGAACACAGGTTCGTAATGAAAACGGAGAAATAAGATTTTATCGTCACGAAAAGGTTTCTGCCGATATGGCTCGGGAGATAACCGCGCGTCTTCGGTTTTCGAATAACGAGATAAAAAAAATATCACATCTTATTCTCCACCATATGTTTTCCTACGATCCGGAGTGGACGGATGCCGCCGTAAGGCGGTTTCTTACCCGTGTCGGTATCGATCACATCGCAGACATTATCATGTTACGGAGAGCGGATCAGGCCGGTATGTGCAGAAGAAAATTTATCAGCAAAAATATCGCCGACTTTAAAAAAAGGATCGAAGCGATACTTGCACAAGACCATGCGTTGACTTTATCTGATTTGGCAATCAATGGAGACGACATTATCAACGGTCTTTCAATACATCCCGGTCCTGTGGTCGGGACAATCCTCGCTTACCTTCTTGAGGCGGTTATCGAGGATCCGGAACTCAATTCACGGTCTCGTTTACTGGCAATTGCGTTGCGGTTTTATGAGGATCGGCTTCGAAAGAAATGA
- a CDS encoding flagellin, translating into MIINHNMSAIFAHRQLKFNNLEVSKDMEKLSSGYRINRASDDASGLAVSEKMRTQIRGMLRAEKNAQDGISFIQTAEGYLQESQNILQRIRELAIQSSNGIYSDEDRLQIQVEVSQLVDEVNRVASHAQFNGMNLLTGRFARDMGENLITGSMWFHMGANMDQRERVYIHTMTAQALGIQSKQGFAHAATFISLSTPDRSNMVIGLVDEALQKIGKQRADLGAYQTRLEHTMTGLLAGAENLQASESRIRDADMAEIMVSFVKNQILVQSSTAMLAQANTKPQTILQLFQ; encoded by the coding sequence ATGATTATCAATCATAATATGAGTGCGATTTTTGCCCACCGCCAGCTCAAGTTTAACAACCTTGAAGTGAGTAAGGATATGGAAAAACTCTCATCCGGATACAGAATCAACCGTGCATCCGATGATGCATCGGGGCTTGCCGTTTCAGAGAAAATGAGAACCCAGATCCGGGGGATGCTTCGCGCGGAAAAAAACGCACAGGACGGTATTTCATTTATTCAGACGGCTGAGGGGTATCTGCAGGAAAGTCAGAATATTTTACAGCGGATCAGGGAACTCGCCATCCAGAGTTCGAACGGTATTTATTCTGACGAAGACCGGCTTCAGATCCAGGTCGAAGTATCCCAGCTTGTCGATGAAGTCAACAGGGTCGCTTCACATGCCCAATTCAACGGCATGAATCTCTTGACCGGGCGGTTTGCCCGTGATATGGGAGAAAATCTGATAACCGGTAGTATGTGGTTCCATATGGGAGCGAATATGGACCAGCGTGAACGAGTCTATATCCATACGATGACGGCACAGGCACTCGGTATTCAGAGTAAGCAGGGCTTTGCGCATGCGGCAACATTTATTTCGCTTTCGACACCCGACCGGTCCAACATGGTGATCGGTCTTGTCGATGAAGCACTTCAGAAAATCGGTAAGCAAAGAGCAGACCTTGGTGCGTATCAGACGAGACTCGAGCACACCATGACCGGTCTGTTGGCCGGGGCGGAAAATCTTCAGGCTTCCGAATCGCGAATCCGTGATGCCGATATGGCGGAAATCATGGTCAGTTTTGTAAAAAACCAGATTCTTGTTCAATCGTCAACGGCAATGCTCGCCCAGGCAAATACAAAACCCCAGACGATACTCCAACTCTTTCAGTAA
- a CDS encoding HIT domain-containing protein, whose amino-acid sequence MHLSDQYFLCFNKITYVRGEKPPGCILCSIRDKEPHVVDLSVYRDDFFIVCVNLYPYNPGHIIIFPLRHIEDIRDYNAQEEKRFTLLKKEFLNILDQLYTPSGYNIGYNMKKSAGASIDHLHIHIIPRYPAETGIVDLIAGKRILIENPMDTTMKIKKAAVYLKNL is encoded by the coding sequence ATGCATTTGTCCGATCAATATTTCCTGTGTTTCAACAAAATTACATATGTCAGGGGTGAAAAACCACCCGGTTGCATTTTGTGTTCGATACGGGACAAGGAACCCCATGTAGTCGATTTATCGGTATACAGGGATGACTTTTTCATCGTCTGTGTGAATCTTTATCCGTATAATCCCGGTCATATCATTATTTTCCCGCTCAGGCATATCGAGGATATCCGTGACTATAATGCACAGGAGGAAAAAAGGTTTACATTACTGAAAAAGGAATTTCTCAACATTCTCGATCAACTCTATACGCCTTCCGGATACAATATAGGATACAACATGAAAAAATCTGCCGGCGCATCGATCGACCATCTCCATATCCATATAATCCCCCGCTATCCCGCTGAAACAGGCATTGTCGACCTGATCGCAGGTAAACGTATTCTCATTGAGAACCCCATGGATACGACGATGAAAATAAAAAAAGCTGCAGTTTATCTGAAAAATCTCTAG